Proteins encoded in a region of the Podarcis muralis chromosome 6, rPodMur119.hap1.1, whole genome shotgun sequence genome:
- the LOC114597433 gene encoding uncharacterized protein LOC114597433 has protein sequence MEQRDSKMHPAASLLKDRTMFCHNEKPTDAGQCHLSRSRSWRRRRSNSFTICTLPSIPEYPGFQDVKNNYSRGSNSCFTLLDLGRTRFENPPNRTSDGQVRNLGNSAVHFAKGHSKTKSSVCDQSLQDYFSERLLKLRNYETKTSNGKVKVYLNENQNPSYTSKGLRRRSTCSAMIQANHMKLTEKSRESVDPVNEYIAICSNDHSDTQNIEDCSQRRSYLESLTLSINGPLEMLVRRT, from the exons ATGGAGCAAAGAGATTCGAAAATGCACCCAGCGGCCAGCCTTCTGAAAGATCGTACAATGTTTTGCCACAATGAAAAGCCAACTGATGCAGGGCAATGCCATCTTTCAAGGAGTCGGTCCTGGCGGCGGAGGCGGTCAAATAGTTTCACCATCTGCACCTTACCGAGCATCCCGGAATATCCAGGCTTCCAGGATGTTAAG AATAATTATTCCAGAGGTTCCAACTCTTGCTTCACACTGCTGGATCTGGGAAGAACAAGATTTGAAAACCCACCAAACAGAACCTCTGATGGTCAAGTCAGAAACCTGGGTAACTCGGCAGTCCACTTCGCTAAAGGGCACAGTAAAACCAAAAGCAGTGTTTGTGACCAATCTTTGCAAGATTATTTCAGTGAGAGACTTCTGAAGCTTAGAAACTATGAAACAAAAACGTCAAACGGGAAGGTAAAAGTCTATCTGAATGAGAACCAGAATCCCAGCTACACCAGCAAGGGACTAAGGCGGAGAAGCACCTGTAGTGCCATGATACAGGCGAACCACATGAAATTGACAGAAAAATCCCGTGAGTCAGTGGATCCAGTCAATGAATACATAGCAATTTGCAGCAACGACCACAGCGACACTCAGAATATTGAAGATTGCTCTCAGAGAAGGAGCTATTTAGAAAGTTTGACTTTGAGCATCAATGGTCCCCTAGAAATGCTTGTGCGAAGGACATAA